Proteins encoded by one window of Microcoleus sp. FACHB-68:
- a CDS encoding ATP-dependent Clp protease ATP-binding subunit: MFERFTEKSIRVILLAQEEARRLKHNFVGTEQILLGIIGEGTSNAAKVLKEQGVNLKDARVEVERIIGRGAGFVPSEIPLTPRAKSIFETSLKEANLLGHNYIAPEHILLALLQESKGVAGKVLENLGVDMTQLQAQVIEELSDVPASVPTAAGSQNSSSRTKAPTLEEFGTNLTKQAAEGKLDPVVGREAEIERVIQILGRRTKNNPVLIGEPGVGKTAIAEGMAQRIVSKNVPDILEDKEVIMLDMGSLLAGTRFRGEFEERLKTIMQEVRSAGNIILVIDEIHTLIGAGGSEGGIDAANILKPALARGELQCIGATTLDEYRKHIERDAALERRFQPVKVGEPSVAETIEILFGLRSTYEEHHKLTISDEAIDAAAKLSDRYISDRFLPDKAIDLIDEAGSRVHLMNAQVSPAMKALKQELPKVTKEKEAAVRDQDFDKAGQLRDRELELQAELKAAANSKPEVTQKPIVTEEDIADIVASWTGVPVSKLTESESEKLLHMEDTLHQRLIGQEEAVTAVSRAIRRARVGLKNPDRPIASFIFSGPTGVGKTELTKALAAYFFGSEEAMIRLDMSEFMERHTVSKLIGSPPGYVGYDEGGQLTEAVRRRPYTVVLFDEIEKAHPDVFNMMLQILEDGRLTDAKGRTVDFKNTLLIMTSNIGSKVISKGGGGLGFEFAESQTDAQYNRIRTLVNEELKQYFRPEFINRLDEIIVFRQLSKDEVKQIADILLRDVFSRLSEQGIILDVTERFKDRLVEEGYDPNYGARPLRRAIMRLLEDVLAEELLAGHIKEGDSAIVDVDENGQVKVVPADSHEQLPQLALSR, encoded by the coding sequence ATGTTTGAACGCTTCACAGAAAAATCTATTCGGGTGATTTTGCTAGCCCAAGAGGAAGCACGTCGCCTCAAACACAACTTTGTCGGAACAGAGCAAATCCTCTTGGGTATCATTGGCGAAGGAACCAGTAATGCCGCAAAAGTGCTGAAAGAGCAGGGCGTTAACCTGAAGGATGCACGGGTTGAGGTGGAAAGAATTATTGGTCGGGGTGCCGGCTTTGTGCCCTCAGAAATTCCGCTGACGCCTCGCGCCAAGAGCATTTTTGAGACATCTTTGAAAGAAGCGAATTTGTTAGGGCATAACTACATCGCCCCCGAACACATTCTGCTGGCACTGCTGCAAGAGTCTAAAGGTGTGGCAGGAAAAGTCCTGGAAAACTTGGGCGTTGACATGACGCAGTTGCAAGCGCAAGTGATTGAGGAACTCTCAGACGTGCCGGCATCCGTCCCCACCGCCGCCGGCAGCCAGAATAGCAGCAGCCGCACCAAAGCCCCTACCCTGGAAGAGTTTGGCACCAATCTCACCAAGCAGGCAGCCGAAGGCAAACTCGACCCGGTTGTAGGACGCGAGGCGGAAATCGAGCGGGTGATTCAAATTCTGGGTCGTCGTACGAAGAATAATCCCGTCTTAATTGGCGAACCGGGAGTCGGTAAAACGGCAATTGCCGAAGGTATGGCCCAGCGTATTGTCAGCAAGAACGTCCCCGACATTCTTGAGGACAAGGAAGTGATCATGCTGGATATGGGTTCGCTGCTAGCCGGCACTCGTTTCCGGGGTGAGTTTGAAGAACGCCTCAAGACGATTATGCAAGAGGTTCGCAGTGCCGGCAACATTATCCTAGTGATTGATGAAATCCACACGTTGATCGGTGCCGGTGGATCAGAAGGTGGTATTGATGCTGCCAATATCCTCAAGCCGGCATTAGCACGGGGTGAATTGCAGTGCATTGGCGCAACCACCCTGGATGAGTACCGCAAGCATATTGAGCGCGATGCCGCCTTAGAACGCCGGTTCCAGCCGGTGAAAGTTGGCGAACCCAGCGTTGCGGAAACCATTGAAATTCTCTTCGGGTTGCGCTCAACTTATGAAGAACACCACAAACTGACCATCTCTGATGAAGCGATAGATGCTGCTGCCAAGCTTTCAGATCGCTACATCAGCGATCGCTTCTTGCCGGATAAAGCCATCGACTTGATTGATGAAGCCGGCTCAAGAGTCCACCTGATGAACGCCCAGGTATCACCGGCAATGAAGGCGCTTAAGCAAGAACTGCCGAAAGTGACGAAAGAAAAAGAAGCGGCGGTGCGGGATCAAGACTTTGATAAAGCGGGACAGTTGCGAGATCGCGAACTAGAACTGCAAGCTGAACTCAAAGCCGCTGCCAATAGCAAACCCGAAGTCACCCAAAAGCCAATTGTCACCGAAGAAGACATCGCCGACATTGTCGCCAGCTGGACAGGCGTGCCGGTGAGCAAACTTACCGAGTCTGAATCTGAAAAGCTGCTGCACATGGAAGACACTCTGCACCAGCGTCTTATCGGGCAAGAAGAAGCGGTAACAGCCGTTTCTCGCGCCATTCGTCGCGCACGAGTTGGCTTGAAGAACCCCGACCGGCCTATCGCCAGCTTTATCTTCTCCGGGCCAACCGGCGTTGGGAAAACCGAGCTAACCAAAGCCTTGGCTGCCTATTTCTTCGGTTCAGAAGAAGCGATGATCCGACTCGATATGTCGGAATTCATGGAACGCCACACCGTCTCCAAACTCATCGGTTCCCCTCCCGGATACGTGGGTTATGACGAAGGTGGCCAGCTAACTGAAGCCGTACGCCGGCGTCCTTACACGGTGGTGCTATTCGACGAAATCGAAAAAGCTCACCCCGATGTCTTCAATATGATGCTACAAATCCTTGAAGACGGACGCTTAACCGATGCCAAAGGTCGTACAGTAGACTTCAAAAATACTCTACTGATCATGACCTCTAATATCGGGTCTAAGGTGATTTCCAAAGGCGGCGGCGGTTTAGGTTTCGAGTTTGCAGAAAGCCAAACAGACGCGCAGTACAACCGCATTCGTACTCTGGTGAATGAAGAACTCAAGCAATATTTCCGACCTGAGTTTATCAACCGGCTCGATGAAATTATCGTCTTCCGTCAGTTAAGCAAGGATGAAGTCAAACAAATCGCAGATATCTTGCTGCGCGATGTCTTTAGCCGGCTATCTGAGCAAGGCATCATTTTAGACGTAACTGAACGGTTTAAAGACCGCTTAGTTGAGGAAGGTTACGATCCCAACTATGGTGCTCGGCCCCTGCGCCGCGCGATTATGCGTCTGTTAGAAGATGTTCTTGCCGAAGAACTCCTTGCCGGCCACATTAAAGAAGGCGATAGTGCCATCGTTGATGTGGATGAAAACGGTCAAGTTAAGGTGGTGCCGGCTGACTCCCACGAACAGCTACCGCAATTAGCCTTATCTCGTTAA
- a CDS encoding SAM-dependent chlorinase/fluorinase: MFITLIADYGIGDPAFAEVTQRLLMALPASQVHCLSVPAFSTLATGFWVAQLGLNPGPEERLIYHNCAPRKDDPEARQNNEGEGLTYALLPNGVKVVGVFAGYTFSFIKDHAQEIRNVKVSRGGSQFRSRDVFPTAATDIAKGDSSLLGERLKPDQIVSAPNDRIAWIDGYGNIKTTIPADTLDLKPETKVAIRVGDVVSDAIYTDGTFDVPEGTLAFAPGSSGWDAADGKQPIRWMELFLRGGSAWNRFGRPRVNQLVTRLG, from the coding sequence ATGTTCATCACCTTAATTGCAGACTACGGCATCGGCGATCCCGCATTTGCAGAGGTTACACAACGTCTTTTAATGGCACTACCGGCATCACAAGTCCACTGCCTCTCCGTGCCGGCGTTCAGTACCCTGGCAACCGGCTTCTGGGTCGCGCAACTTGGCCTTAATCCTGGCCCAGAGGAACGTTTGATTTATCACAACTGCGCCCCCCGCAAAGACGATCCAGAAGCGCGGCAAAATAATGAAGGAGAGGGTTTGACCTATGCCTTGCTGCCCAATGGCGTGAAAGTTGTGGGAGTCTTTGCCGGCTACACTTTTTCCTTCATCAAAGACCATGCACAAGAAATTCGTAATGTCAAGGTTTCCAGAGGCGGTTCTCAGTTTCGTTCACGAGATGTATTTCCCACTGCAGCTACCGATATTGCCAAAGGTGATAGCAGCCTTTTGGGAGAGCGTTTGAAACCCGACCAAATCGTCTCCGCACCCAACGATCGCATCGCCTGGATCGATGGCTACGGCAACATCAAAACCACTATTCCCGCCGACACTCTCGACCTGAAACCCGAAACTAAGGTCGCGATTCGTGTGGGAGATGTGGTGAGTGATGCAATTTATACCGATGGCACCTTCGATGTGCCGGAAGGGACTCTGGCTTTCGCACCGGGGAGTTCTGGTTGGGACGCTGCCGATGGGAAACAACCGATTCGCTGGATGGAGCTGTTTTTGCGAGGCGGTAGTGCCTGGAATCGCTTTGGCAGACCCCGCGTGAACCAGTTGGTGACTCGCCTTGGTTAA
- a CDS encoding M48 family metalloprotease has protein sequence MRGINQIKTAALLGLLSGLLVLGGYYLVGNEQGLYLGLAFAAFSSISSWYYSDQAVLMAYRAQPLERQEAPELYDMVASLSERADIPMPKLFIVPTKSPNAFATGRDPEHAAVAVTQGILELLSPEELEAVLAHELTHIRNRDTLTGAVAGTIAGALTFAGRILTFGALYGPVTRDDRRGGNALGTLFLIVLAPVAAGLIQMAISRTREYAADLGAAEITGNPLGLVSALQKLEEMGHQIPMNGNPTMSSLLIVNPTSKKGLQSLFLTHPPTEERIRRLQELAQQKQGTPVMA, from the coding sequence ATGCGTGGGATCAATCAAATCAAAACAGCGGCGCTGCTGGGACTGCTGAGCGGTCTTTTGGTTCTCGGTGGCTATTATTTAGTGGGTAATGAGCAGGGACTTTATCTCGGTTTGGCCTTTGCAGCCTTCAGCAGTATTAGCTCTTGGTATTATTCGGATCAAGCTGTGTTAATGGCCTATCGCGCTCAGCCACTAGAGCGTCAAGAAGCACCGGAACTGTACGATATGGTCGCTTCTTTGAGCGAACGTGCCGACATTCCAATGCCAAAATTATTTATCGTCCCCACAAAATCTCCAAATGCCTTTGCCACCGGCAGAGATCCGGAACACGCGGCAGTGGCAGTTACACAAGGGATTTTAGAATTACTTTCGCCTGAGGAACTTGAAGCCGTTTTAGCACACGAACTGACCCACATTCGCAACCGCGACACCCTAACTGGGGCAGTTGCCGGCACGATTGCCGGTGCACTGACATTTGCTGGGCGGATTCTAACATTTGGGGCGCTTTACGGGCCGGTAACGCGGGATGATCGGCGGGGTGGAAACGCACTCGGTACACTATTTTTAATTGTTTTAGCGCCGGTTGCTGCCGGTTTAATTCAGATGGCGATTTCTCGGACGCGAGAGTATGCCGCTGACTTGGGTGCCGCTGAAATCACCGGCAACCCCCTAGGACTTGTCAGTGCGCTACAGAAGCTAGAAGAAATGGGCCACCAGATCCCCATGAACGGCAACCCAACGATGTCGTCACTGCTAATTGTCAATCCCACATCTAAAAAAGGGTTGCAGTCCCTCTTCCTGACTCACCCACCAACAGAAGAACGCATTCGTCGGCTTCAAGAATTGGCCCAGCAAAAGCAAGGCACGCCGGTGATGGCTTAG
- the map gene encoding type I methionyl aminopeptidase, with protein sequence MKSETIELLSSRELDKMRTAGRLAAELLCYLEPLVKPGVSTLELNDEAERWTKAQGAKSAPLGYKGFPKSICTSINEVVCHGIPNAKQILQDGDIINIDVTPIVDGYYGDTSKTFFVGTPSPLAKKLVEVTHECLKRGIAEVKPNARIGDIGAAIQEYAEAEGFSVVRNFVGHGVHRVFHTAPEIPHYGKRGTGKRLRAGMVFTIEPMINEGTWEVDVLEDGWTAVTQDRKLSAQFEHTVTVTADGVEILTLPDRG encoded by the coding sequence ATGAAAAGTGAAACCATCGAGCTTTTATCCAGTCGGGAGTTAGACAAAATGCGAACGGCTGGGCGTTTGGCTGCCGAACTCCTCTGCTATCTTGAACCGCTGGTAAAACCTGGAGTCAGCACCCTAGAACTCAACGACGAAGCGGAACGCTGGACAAAAGCACAGGGAGCTAAAAGCGCTCCGCTCGGTTACAAGGGTTTTCCCAAGTCTATTTGCACGAGCATTAACGAAGTGGTTTGTCACGGCATTCCCAACGCCAAGCAAATTCTTCAAGACGGTGACATTATTAATATCGATGTCACCCCAATTGTTGATGGCTATTACGGCGACACCTCGAAAACATTCTTCGTTGGAACGCCTTCCCCTTTGGCGAAAAAGCTTGTCGAAGTAACCCACGAGTGCCTGAAAAGAGGAATTGCTGAAGTTAAGCCAAACGCTCGCATTGGAGATATTGGTGCCGCAATTCAAGAGTATGCTGAGGCAGAGGGCTTTTCCGTCGTACGAAACTTTGTCGGGCATGGGGTTCACCGCGTTTTTCACACTGCCCCTGAGATTCCCCACTACGGGAAACGGGGAACCGGCAAGCGTTTGAGAGCCGGCATGGTTTTCACAATCGAACCAATGATCAATGAAGGCACTTGGGAAGTCGATGTGCTTGAGGATGGTTGGACTGCTGTCACCCAGGATCGCAAGCTTTCCGCCCAGTTTGAGCATACTGTGACGGTTACGGCAGATGGGGTTGAGATTCTGACGCTGCCGGATAGGGGTTAG
- a CDS encoding Nif3-like dinuclear metal center hexameric protein — MIVLENIAQFLDSFFAVNRFEEKERGGIYHHSSRPVRRFGLALEPGMQLKNWTKEQQLDALFLHRPWKLEAGQLTPDIGIVAYHLAFDERLTLGFNPRLAEVLGISELEVLGEKEGRPIGMIGEITLAKFPIFCERLNEVFGGSEEIFAGTQNNLCRVAVMGAMTDALVREAALRGAEIYITGQLRKPALSAVRETGIAVVAAGHRRCEEWGLRALAGVLRERWSSLEVIVSSDP, encoded by the coding sequence ATGATTGTTTTAGAAAATATAGCACAGTTTTTAGACAGTTTTTTTGCGGTTAATCGTTTTGAAGAGAAAGAAAGAGGGGGAATCTATCACCACTCCTCAAGGCCGGTTCGCCGCTTCGGGTTAGCATTAGAGCCTGGGATGCAGTTAAAAAATTGGACGAAAGAACAACAATTAGATGCTTTGTTTTTACACCGGCCTTGGAAACTTGAAGCGGGACAACTCACACCAGATATCGGCATTGTGGCCTATCATTTGGCTTTTGATGAACGCCTAACGCTTGGTTTTAATCCCCGTCTAGCTGAAGTTTTGGGGATATCGGAATTAGAAGTATTAGGGGAAAAAGAAGGGCGACCAATTGGAATGATAGGGGAAATTACTCTAGCGAAATTTCCTATTTTTTGTGAGCGTTTAAATGAAGTTTTTGGAGGTTCTGAGGAAATTTTTGCCGGCACCCAGAATAACCTGTGTCGGGTGGCTGTAATGGGGGCAATGACTGATGCACTGGTGCGGGAAGCGGCATTGCGGGGTGCTGAGATCTACATCACCGGCCAGTTGCGGAAGCCGGCTTTATCGGCTGTGCGGGAAACCGGCATTGCGGTGGTTGCAGCCGGTCATCGCCGGTGTGAGGAGTGGGGGTTGCGGGCGCTTGCCGGTGTGTTGCGCGAACGCTGGTCTAGCTTGGAAGTGATCGTAAGTTCTGATCCCTGA
- a CDS encoding alpha/beta hydrolase, protein MPSLNNMNRRRWFLLLVSLVLIVLSWWGIAAARNGLIVRSLEREGVPLLYMAPQEAQKAPAVLVAHGYAGSKQSMLGYAHVLAHSGYAVMLWDFVGHAANPASFPASLPVSLEHGSLQRDLDIAAAALVEQPEVDPARLALLGHLMGGGAVMRAGIANVNRFAATVAISPTSANVTPAAPRNLQLQAGSWEGRFVENTQWMLRAAGGENPNFAQARARSLQIIPNVAHITILFSNASHQAAKTWLNAAFNLPNTDNYTDRRMIWYALHLGAWLLLLSAISPILADPTFAARARVRPLKSWGGLLLAPVAAIGVLTLASRTNSPENLEGLLVVGGLLVGGAVALWFLVGGVVWLTFLGRLPRPTLRNALLGVALFALLWVAFGAMAQVVWLQWWLIPARLKLWPVLSLACFPWFLAAGLSQQDAGVGNRILWWLGQSVALVGGFFLTCYLVQLGFMFLLLPVFPVIIAILSLAAAQVNEAWSYGIGSALFFGWILAAGFPLAG, encoded by the coding sequence ATGCCCTCCCTTAATAATATGAATCGCCGGCGCTGGTTTTTGCTCCTTGTAAGCCTTGTGTTGATCGTGCTTTCCTGGTGGGGAATTGCGGCGGCGCGGAATGGGCTGATCGTGCGATCGCTCGAACGAGAGGGAGTGCCCCTGCTTTACATGGCACCCCAAGAGGCGCAGAAAGCACCGGCAGTGTTAGTGGCGCACGGGTATGCCGGCTCAAAGCAGTCGATGCTAGGCTACGCTCACGTTTTGGCACACAGCGGCTATGCTGTAATGCTGTGGGATTTTGTAGGTCACGCAGCCAACCCAGCATCCTTCCCAGCATCCTTGCCAGTATCCTTAGAACACGGTTCGCTGCAACGGGATCTCGATATTGCAGCCGCCGCGCTTGTGGAACAGCCCGAAGTCGATCCCGCACGTTTGGCGCTGCTGGGGCATTTAATGGGTGGCGGTGCAGTCATGAGAGCCGGCATCGCAAATGTCAACCGCTTTGCCGCAACCGTCGCAATTTCGCCCACCAGCGCAAATGTCACACCGGCAGCGCCGCGCAACCTGCAACTGCAAGCCGGCAGCTGGGAAGGCCGGTTTGTTGAGAATACACAGTGGATGTTAAGAGCTGCCGGTGGCGAAAATCCAAATTTTGCTCAAGCAAGGGCGCGATCGCTTCAAATCATTCCGAATGTAGCGCACATCACAATTCTTTTCAGCAACGCCAGTCACCAAGCTGCCAAAACATGGCTCAATGCCGCGTTCAATCTGCCAAACACCGACAACTATACAGATCGGCGCATGATTTGGTATGCCTTGCACTTAGGGGCATGGTTGCTTTTGCTGAGCGCAATTTCGCCAATATTAGCAGATCCCACCTTTGCGGCGAGGGCGAGGGTGCGTCCTCTCAAAAGCTGGGGAGGATTGCTTTTAGCCCCTGTTGCGGCAATCGGTGTACTAACATTAGCCAGTCGAACCAACAGCCCTGAGAACCTAGAAGGCTTGTTGGTAGTAGGAGGCTTGTTGGTAGGCGGTGCTGTCGCCCTGTGGTTTTTGGTCGGCGGCGTCGTTTGGCTGACATTCCTCGGTCGTTTGCCGCGTCCCACCCTGCGAAATGCCCTTTTAGGTGTGGCGCTGTTTGCGCTGCTTTGGGTGGCATTTGGAGCAATGGCACAGGTGGTTTGGTTGCAATGGTGGCTGATTCCGGCACGATTAAAATTATGGCCGGTTTTATCCTTGGCTTGTTTCCCTTGGTTTTTGGCTGCCGGTTTATCGCAACAAGATGCTGGAGTTGGAAACCGAATTTTATGGTGGCTGGGGCAAAGTGTGGCGCTGGTGGGAGGTTTCTTTTTAACCTGTTACCTCGTTCAACTTGGTTTTATGTTTTTATTGCTGCCGGTTTTTCCTGTCATCATTGCCATTCTTTCATTGGCTGCTGCCCAAGTTAATGAAGCGTGGAGTTATGGAATTGGAAGTGCGCTTTTCTTCGGCTGGATTTTAGCAGCCGGTTTTCCCTTAGCTGGTTAA
- a CDS encoding KGK domain-containing protein, with the protein MPFEQLEGEEHVFSTEESGVVITGNNPAKVHITGSLSKFLSDSLTRQVTGQPAWMAEGVESRLLKVGASSWVKGKIRFKIVFEFCPDEPAGIPELEEFRQ; encoded by the coding sequence ATGCCATTTGAACAGTTGGAAGGAGAGGAACACGTCTTCTCTACAGAAGAATCAGGGGTTGTTATTACTGGTAACAATCCTGCTAAAGTTCACATAACAGGTAGCTTATCAAAGTTTTTAAGTGATTCTTTAACGCGTCAGGTGACAGGGCAACCAGCCTGGATGGCTGAGGGTGTAGAAAGCCGACTTTTAAAAGTTGGTGCTTCTTCTTGGGTTAAAGGAAAAATTAGGTTCAAAATAGTGTTTGAGTTTTGCCCTGATGAACCAGCAGGGATACCTGAGCTAGAAGAGTTTCGTCAATGA
- a CDS encoding KGK domain-containing protein, translated as MPFEPLEDAENILEIYSPGEIRLSLERIQIVSRLIKSLDNLFLNSVIADKRLTDEGRPARLLKLGSSQWVKGKIRLRLLFEFCPDEPETPALPASGLDEFRQ; from the coding sequence ATGCCATTTGAACCATTGGAAGATGCCGAGAATATTCTTGAGATATACAGTCCGGGTGAAATCCGCCTCTCGTTAGAGAGAATTCAAATAGTAAGCAGGCTGATAAAAAGTCTAGATAATCTTTTCTTGAACAGTGTAATAGCTGACAAGCGTTTGACAGATGAGGGTAGGCCAGCAAGACTCCTAAAGCTCGGAAGCTCTCAATGGGTCAAAGGAAAAATTAGGCTCAGGCTTCTTTTTGAATTTTGCCCTGATGAACCCGAAACTCCAGCTCTCCCTGCCTCCGGGCTAGATGAGTTTCGTCAGTAA
- a CDS encoding pentapeptide repeat-containing protein, giving the protein MDELEQSYRILGLEPGASVEEVNQAYKDLVFVWHPDRIPKDNPRLQQKAEDKLKEINHARDKLRSARRQGKTQKSQPQSNSNKEREPSRSYYQRERQKSSQYSSHYSSEPQYQEKKPSSDLSGRDFKGANLQERDLSGRNLSDANLSDANLSDAFMHKVNLNGANLERANLFRANLLQASLKNANLRDANLVGADFSGADLSGADLRGAKVGSRDRILVKLTGAKLTGAILPDGTIHA; this is encoded by the coding sequence ATGGATGAGTTAGAGCAATCGTATAGAATTCTCGGCCTTGAACCTGGTGCTTCTGTTGAAGAAGTGAATCAAGCCTATAAAGACTTAGTGTTTGTTTGGCATCCTGATCGCATTCCTAAAGATAATCCCAGGCTGCAACAAAAAGCTGAAGATAAATTAAAAGAAATTAACCATGCGCGGGATAAATTGCGCTCAGCCAGACGACAAGGTAAAACTCAAAAAAGTCAGCCACAGTCAAATTCAAATAAAGAGCGCGAACCCTCACGTTCTTACTATCAAAGAGAAAGGCAAAAATCCTCTCAATATTCATCTCACTATTCCTCTGAACCTCAATATCAAGAAAAAAAACCGAGTTCTGATTTGAGTGGACGAGATTTTAAGGGAGCAAATTTGCAAGAAAGGGATCTATCAGGAAGAAATTTGAGTGATGCAAATTTGAGTGATGCAAATTTAAGTGATGCTTTTATGCACAAAGTAAATTTGAATGGAGCAAATTTGGAAAGAGCAAATTTATTCCGAGCAAATTTGCTGCAAGCTTCTCTCAAAAATGCAAATTTACGAGACGCTAATTTAGTGGGAGCCGATTTCAGTGGAGCTGATCTCAGCGGAGCCGATCTCAGAGGCGCAAAAGTCGGATCGAGAGATCGAATTTTGGTAAAATTAACTGGAGCAAAGTTAACCGGAGCAATTCTGCCTGATGGGACAATTCACGCCTAA
- the glpK gene encoding glycerol kinase GlpK yields MSAFAPAYVLALDLGTTGNRAILFNREGSVVSSAYKELTQYYPQPGWLEHDPREIWLDTCWAMQTALQKAGVTAKDVAAIGLSVQRETCLLWDKITGRPLYNAIVWQDRRTAPLCQQLTEQGHAVEIYERTGLFIDAYFSATKIAWLLEHIKQEYPPIDLDNIIAGTIDTWILWNLTGGKTHATDHSNASRTMLMNLAEQDWDKKLLELFEIPPHFMPEIQASLGLFGHTLAELLGAEIPITAILGDQQASLFAHGCDRPGLSKCTYGTGSFLVAHTGNKVTRSQYQLLSTVAWTQIGTDQKIQTGYALEGSMFTTGACVQWLRDGIKLITAAADTEMMAQRVADNGGVYFVPALSGLGAPHWDMNARGAFFGITAGVQREHLVRSVVEAIAFQVKEVVQAINQDSGTDITTLKVDGGACQNNFLMQFQADVLGIPVERPVLLDASAQGAAFAAGLAVGFWKDYTALTDSCQIDKTFYPGAGMMPAQESFSKWCEAVKRSKSWVQ; encoded by the coding sequence ATGAGTGCATTTGCTCCCGCTTACGTTCTTGCCCTAGACCTCGGAACCACCGGCAACCGCGCCATCCTGTTTAATCGGGAAGGAAGCGTCGTTAGTTCTGCTTACAAAGAGTTAACGCAATATTACCCCCAGCCCGGTTGGTTAGAACACGATCCGAGAGAAATTTGGCTAGATACCTGTTGGGCAATGCAAACAGCTTTGCAGAAAGCGGGAGTCACTGCAAAAGATGTCGCAGCAATTGGGTTAAGCGTACAGCGAGAAACCTGTCTTTTGTGGGATAAAATAACAGGGCGACCGCTGTATAATGCCATCGTTTGGCAAGACCGGCGCACTGCACCCCTGTGTCAACAATTAACTGAGCAAGGTCATGCAGTAGAGATTTACGAACGCACCGGCTTATTTATTGACGCCTATTTTTCCGCCACAAAAATAGCTTGGTTGCTCGAACATATTAAGCAGGAATATCCGCCGATTGACCTCGATAATATAATTGCCGGCACCATCGATACCTGGATTCTTTGGAATCTCACCGGCGGCAAAACCCACGCCACCGATCACAGCAATGCCAGCCGCACAATGCTAATGAATTTGGCTGAGCAAGATTGGGATAAAAAATTGCTAGAATTATTTGAAATTCCCCCGCATTTCATGCCAGAAATCCAGGCATCTTTGGGACTCTTCGGACACACTCTAGCAGAATTATTAGGCGCAGAAATTCCCATCACAGCCATTTTAGGAGATCAGCAAGCCTCACTCTTCGCTCACGGTTGTGATCGTCCGGGTTTGTCAAAATGCACCTACGGAACCGGCAGCTTTTTAGTCGCTCATACCGGCAACAAAGTCACACGTTCTCAATACCAACTTCTCTCAACAGTTGCCTGGACACAGATAGGAACCGATCAAAAAATTCAAACCGGCTATGCTTTAGAAGGCAGTATGTTTACCACCGGCGCTTGCGTGCAGTGGTTGCGAGATGGCATTAAACTGATTACAGCGGCGGCTGATACTGAAATGATGGCGCAGCGAGTCGCTGATAACGGAGGCGTTTACTTTGTGCCGGCACTCAGCGGTTTAGGCGCACCCCATTGGGATATGAACGCCAGAGGCGCATTTTTTGGCATCACCGCCGGCGTACAGCGAGAACATCTCGTGCGTTCCGTAGTCGAGGCGATCGCTTTCCAAGTTAAAGAAGTTGTCCAGGCAATTAATCAAGATAGCGGCACAGATATCACCACTTTAAAAGTAGACGGAGGAGCGTGTCAAAATAACTTTTTAATGCAATTTCAAGCCGATGTTTTAGGGATACCCGTGGAACGTCCCGTCCTCCTCGATGCTTCCGCTCAAGGCGCTGCTTTTGCTGCCGGTTTAGCCGTTGGTTTTTGGAAAGATTATACAGCGCTAACAGATTCTTGTCAAATTGACAAAACGTTTTATCCAGGTGCAGGAATGATGCCGGCGCAGGAAAGTTTCAGCAAGTGGTGTGAAGCGGTTAAAAGATCGAAATCCTGGGTTCAATAA